From Verrucomicrobiota bacterium, a single genomic window includes:
- a CDS encoding radical SAM protein: MIAQLAYRMLKEPAPRLLAKCAWNLGWKGMRAMSAFESRLKRGEFFPAFVFLSVTSRCNLQCQGCWISVNKPGRTLDVATLDRVIVECKRQGSSFFGLLGGEPLMHPGLFELLERHRDCYFQLFTNGTLLTDEVAGKLRQLGNVTPLISIEGSETVSDERRGGKAVYRRSMEGLEACRRHRLITGVATSVCRSNFADLASEKFVHELIGRGVHYVWYYIYRPVGVNPTPELVLSEEQVLQLRQFMVDIRCREPIVVVDAYWDHEGRALCPAVTGISHHIGPGGDIEPCPVIQFSRENVGDGSDLVNKLAHSEFLAKFRTFAAQTTRGCIIMDHPAQLKQFLVEQQAADTTGRGSGLAELAAMQPQTCHHVAGREIPEKHWMYRFAKKRYFFGFGAYG; this comes from the coding sequence ATGATCGCCCAACTGGCATATCGGATGCTCAAGGAGCCGGCCCCGCGTTTGTTGGCCAAATGCGCCTGGAACCTTGGCTGGAAAGGCATGCGGGCCATGAGCGCTTTTGAGAGCCGGCTCAAACGCGGTGAATTTTTCCCTGCCTTCGTGTTTTTATCGGTCACCAGCCGCTGCAATCTTCAGTGTCAGGGATGTTGGATTTCCGTCAACAAACCGGGACGCACTCTGGACGTCGCCACCCTGGATCGCGTGATCGTGGAATGCAAACGCCAGGGTTCCTCTTTCTTCGGGCTGCTGGGGGGTGAACCGTTGATGCATCCGGGCCTGTTTGAATTGCTGGAGCGACATCGTGATTGTTACTTCCAACTTTTCACCAACGGCACGTTGCTAACCGATGAGGTAGCGGGCAAGCTGCGGCAACTCGGCAATGTCACGCCCCTGATCAGCATCGAGGGCAGCGAAACGGTCAGTGATGAACGGCGCGGCGGCAAAGCGGTGTATCGCCGGAGCATGGAGGGGCTGGAAGCGTGCCGCCGCCATCGGCTGATTACCGGCGTGGCCACCAGTGTTTGCCGCTCCAATTTCGCCGACCTGGCCTCGGAAAAGTTTGTGCATGAACTGATCGGGCGCGGGGTGCATTATGTCTGGTATTACATCTACCGTCCGGTGGGCGTCAATCCCACGCCGGAATTGGTGCTTTCTGAGGAACAGGTATTACAGTTGCGGCAATTCATGGTGGATATCCGCTGCCGCGAACCCATTGTGGTCGTGGATGCGTACTGGGACCATGAAGGCCGCGCCTTGTGCCCGGCGGTGACCGGCATCAGTCATCATATCGGGCCGGGTGGGGATATTGAACCGTGCCCGGTCATCCAGTTTTCCCGGGAAAACGTGGGGGATGGCAGCGATTTGGTCAACAAGCTGGCGCATTCGGAATTTTTGGCGAAGTTTAGAACTTTTGCGGCTCAGACCACCCGTGGTTGCATCATCATGGATCATCCCGCCCAATTGAAACAATTCCTGGTGGAACAGCAAGCGGCGGATACGACTGGACGCGGCAGCGGACTGGCGGAATTGGCGGCCATGCAGCCGCAGACCTGTCATCACGTTGCCGGGCGGGAGATTCCCGAGAAGCATTGGATGTACCGGTTTGCCAAGAAACGTTATTTCTTCGGCTTCGGCGCGTACGGTTGA